The following are encoded together in the Vibrio splendidus genome:
- a CDS encoding winged helix-turn-helix domain-containing protein, whose amino-acid sequence MQDYLSSAKDQQASIYIEGLEFNPNTRVLSCDEQVIDLEPRSIELLELFLTSVGQPLAAEHIIESVWQSNFISKNVLTNRISTLRSVLQKHLPDSDATKILVTYPRKGYFLNPNSVSFAATSPETAPNDAELESPVSQEGNRSNPVNPWLIVVSLALLISTAVMGYMLWQSPTRASEIERDQRLIPKVELLLNRLDAIGENSRKYRKVVKALLLQQQIEYAYTDLANQDAPSYFLDPIDSSPFFPGAKNMRTSDYLLNIQLKDQEVDKRLIAKISLIYPNSGKLAFGGVYSIDVNNISSSLMEINRELANYFALPAPLPPEWSVDNAEVSELLSGKAIALDDIKLNTMTSTLIARQLALFETDQKKLVAFTNLIQTRFNRLPDELKLWLGIIHFKLRDLQTAKELLTNTSGNSTIENALVYMMVSHIAYKQDNMEKFRLNYMESLVALLRVVPSEDLFARLSKPESKSTCLQPWKSLKLSVKDPLIIKQWESLMLNYCTAVGQQISNQNKKPFKINNLNIN is encoded by the coding sequence ATGCAAGATTACCTCTCCAGCGCCAAAGACCAACAAGCCTCTATTTATATTGAAGGCTTGGAGTTCAACCCCAACACACGAGTCTTAAGCTGCGACGAGCAGGTCATTGATTTAGAGCCTCGTTCTATCGAGCTCTTAGAGTTATTTCTTACCAGCGTTGGTCAACCGCTCGCCGCCGAGCACATCATTGAATCTGTCTGGCAAAGCAACTTCATTTCCAAAAATGTTCTGACCAACCGAATCAGTACGTTACGTTCAGTACTTCAAAAACACCTGCCTGATAGCGACGCAACCAAAATACTAGTGACTTACCCACGTAAAGGCTATTTTCTAAACCCAAACTCGGTTAGTTTTGCCGCGACCTCCCCTGAAACTGCACCGAATGATGCAGAACTGGAATCTCCAGTCAGTCAAGAAGGGAATAGATCTAATCCAGTTAACCCTTGGTTAATCGTGGTGTCTTTGGCTTTGCTGATCAGCACTGCGGTAATGGGTTACATGCTTTGGCAATCTCCCACTCGCGCTTCAGAAATTGAACGTGACCAACGATTGATTCCTAAGGTCGAGCTTCTCCTGAACCGATTGGATGCCATTGGTGAGAATTCCAGAAAATACCGAAAAGTCGTAAAAGCATTATTACTTCAACAGCAGATTGAATACGCCTACACCGATCTTGCTAACCAAGATGCGCCAAGCTACTTCCTTGACCCTATTGATAGCTCTCCCTTCTTTCCGGGCGCAAAGAACATGCGTACCAGTGATTACCTGCTTAACATTCAGCTCAAAGATCAAGAAGTGGACAAACGCCTTATCGCAAAGATAAGCCTGATTTACCCAAACTCAGGGAAGCTCGCATTTGGTGGTGTTTACTCTATTGATGTCAATAATATCAGCAGCAGCCTTATGGAGATCAACCGAGAGCTAGCTAACTACTTTGCACTGCCAGCACCATTACCGCCAGAATGGTCAGTCGACAATGCCGAAGTCAGCGAATTGCTAAGTGGAAAAGCCATAGCGCTGGATGACATCAAGCTCAATACCATGACGTCGACTCTGATTGCGCGTCAACTTGCGCTATTTGAAACAGATCAGAAGAAGCTCGTCGCGTTCACTAACCTTATTCAAACTCGTTTTAACCGACTACCAGACGAACTGAAGCTGTGGCTTGGTATCATTCATTTCAAACTAAGAGACCTGCAAACCGCAAAAGAGCTTCTGACCAATACCTCAGGCAACTCTACGATCGAAAATGCGTTGGTTTATATGATGGTTTCTCATATCGCTTATAAGCAAGACAACATGGAGAAGTTTCGCCTGAACTACATGGAGTCTCTAGTTGCCTTATTGAGAGTGGTTCCATCCGAAGATCTATTCGCCCGGCTATCCAAACCAGAATCAAAATCAACCTGCCTGCAACCTTGGAAGAGCTTGAAGCTAAGCGTTAAAGACCCACTTATCATAAAACAGTGGGAAAGCTTAATGCTGAATTACTGCACAGCTGTTGGGCAACAGATCTCAAATCAAAACAAAAAACCATTTAAAATAAACAACTTAAACATAAATTAA
- the treC gene encoding alpha,alpha-phosphotrehalase, translating to MAMTEHDESWWKTATIYQIYPKSFCDSGSKGTGDIKGIISKLDYLKNLSVDAIWLTPVYASPMIDNGYDISDYYAINLQFGTMEDFDLLLSEAHQRGIRIVMDIVVNHTSTEHAWFQSALGDKNSPYRDYYIWKDPVNGQAPTNWQSKFGGNAWELDEATGQYFLHLFAKEQADLNWENPVVREEVKDVISFWAEKGVDGFRLDVINLISKQQDFPNDDIGDGRRFYTDGPRVHEYLKEISEAVFQKYGSVTVGEMSSTTLEHCQQYSNIDNSELSMVFNFHHLKVDYTNGEKWTNALFDFLQLKSIFNHWQTGLNGKGWGALFWCNHDQPRVVSRLGNDQQYRVESAKMLAASVHMMQGTPYIYQGEEIGMTNPGYTEISQYRDVESTNMYDIMVNRDGVAHEDMMAILAQKSRDNSRTPMQWNSEPYAGFSLSQPWLDVANNYTEINAEQALEDKDSVFYFYKSLIELRKQVPVITDGSYQDLLPEHSSIFAYARESEGQTLLCINNYYGEEAECVLPERFEMAKAKSLLSNYQVSESLVASNHQVLRPYETRILLIEG from the coding sequence ATGGCGATGACTGAACATGATGAAAGCTGGTGGAAAACCGCAACCATCTATCAAATCTACCCAAAGAGCTTTTGTGACAGTGGCAGTAAAGGTACTGGCGATATCAAAGGGATCATTTCGAAACTGGATTACCTCAAAAACTTGAGCGTGGATGCGATTTGGCTAACCCCAGTTTACGCATCTCCTATGATCGATAATGGCTACGATATTTCAGACTACTACGCGATTAACCTTCAATTCGGCACCATGGAAGACTTCGACTTGTTACTGTCTGAAGCGCATCAACGTGGCATCCGTATCGTGATGGATATCGTGGTAAACCATACTTCAACAGAGCATGCATGGTTTCAGTCTGCACTGGGTGACAAAAACAGCCCATACCGTGATTATTACATCTGGAAAGACCCAGTAAACGGTCAAGCACCAACCAACTGGCAGTCTAAGTTCGGTGGTAATGCATGGGAATTAGATGAGGCGACTGGACAATACTTCCTACACTTATTCGCCAAAGAACAGGCTGACCTTAATTGGGAGAACCCGGTTGTACGTGAAGAAGTGAAAGACGTTATCAGCTTCTGGGCTGAAAAGGGCGTCGATGGTTTCCGGCTCGATGTCATTAACCTGATTTCAAAGCAGCAAGACTTCCCAAATGATGATATTGGCGATGGTCGTCGTTTCTATACCGATGGCCCACGTGTGCACGAATATCTAAAAGAGATCAGCGAAGCGGTATTCCAGAAATACGGCAGCGTGACCGTCGGCGAGATGTCTTCAACCACGTTGGAGCATTGTCAGCAATATTCAAACATTGATAACAGCGAGCTATCGATGGTGTTTAACTTCCACCACCTTAAGGTCGATTACACCAATGGTGAGAAGTGGACTAATGCTCTGTTTGACTTCTTACAGCTCAAGTCGATCTTTAACCACTGGCAAACGGGATTGAACGGCAAAGGTTGGGGCGCACTATTCTGGTGTAACCACGACCAACCAAGAGTCGTGAGCCGCTTAGGTAACGATCAACAATATCGTGTTGAGTCGGCTAAAATGTTGGCTGCTTCTGTGCACATGATGCAAGGCACACCTTATATCTATCAAGGTGAAGAGATTGGGATGACCAACCCGGGTTACACCGAGATCAGCCAGTATCGTGATGTAGAGAGTACCAATATGTACGACATCATGGTTAACCGTGATGGTGTGGCTCATGAAGATATGATGGCGATTTTAGCGCAGAAATCTCGTGATAACTCTCGTACACCAATGCAATGGAACAGTGAGCCTTACGCTGGCTTTTCGCTATCACAGCCATGGTTAGATGTTGCGAATAACTACACTGAGATCAATGCTGAGCAAGCGCTTGAAGATAAAGACTCGGTCTTCTATTTCTATAAGAGTTTGATTGAGTTACGTAAACAAGTACCAGTGATTACGGATGGCAGTTATCAAGATCTACTGCCTGAGCACTCATCCATTTTTGCGTATGCACGTGAAAGTGAAGGACAAACTCTGCTGTGCATTAACAACTACTATGGTGAAGAGGCTGAATGCGTTTTACCTGAACGTTTTGAGATGGCGAAGGCTAAGAGCTTGTTGTCTAATTATCAAGTGAGCGAGAGTTTAGTGGCGTCTAATCATCAAGTTTTGCGACCTTACGAGACTCGTATTCTCTTGATCGAAGGTTAG
- the treB gene encoding PTS trehalose transporter subunit IIBC, whose product MSKIAKQDVARLIELVGGKENIASVSHCLTRLRFVLNDTEQANKAELEKLKLVKGCFTNAGQFQVVIGTEVDEVYALLIEQTGKDASSKDEAKLAARQNMNFLERGISHLAEIFVPLLPAIITGGLILGFRNVIGDIRMFDGKTLVEISQFWATVHSFLWLIGEAIFFFLPVGVCWATVKKLGGTPILGITLGVTLVSPQLMNAYMIGKSVPEVWDFGLFVIEKVGYQAQVIPAMLAGVALAFIETNLKRIVPSYLYLVVVPFVSIILSVILAHAFIGPFGRMLGDGVAFAAKVAMTGDFAILGSVVFGFLYAPLVITGIHHTTNAVDLQLMQDLGGTPIWPLIALSNIAQASAVVGIIILSKREGERDISVPAAISAYLGVTEPAMYGVNLKYKFPMLSAMIGSAAAAAICGSAGVMANGIGVGGLPGILSIQPQYWSIYLVAMLVAVVLPITLTLFFYKRAQMKGELETANA is encoded by the coding sequence ATGAGTAAGATAGCGAAGCAAGACGTTGCGCGTCTTATCGAGTTAGTCGGTGGCAAAGAGAATATTGCGAGTGTCAGCCATTGTCTAACTCGACTGCGTTTTGTATTGAACGATACGGAACAAGCGAACAAAGCAGAATTAGAGAAGCTTAAACTGGTAAAAGGCTGCTTTACGAACGCAGGTCAATTCCAAGTCGTGATTGGCACCGAGGTTGATGAGGTGTACGCACTTCTGATTGAGCAAACGGGTAAAGATGCATCATCAAAAGATGAGGCGAAGTTGGCTGCTCGTCAAAATATGAACTTCCTTGAGCGTGGTATCTCCCATTTAGCCGAAATTTTCGTACCACTGCTACCTGCCATTATTACGGGTGGTTTGATTCTTGGTTTCCGTAATGTGATTGGCGACATTCGCATGTTCGACGGCAAAACCTTGGTTGAGATCAGCCAGTTCTGGGCAACCGTTCATTCTTTCTTATGGTTGATTGGCGAAGCTATTTTCTTCTTCTTACCAGTTGGTGTGTGTTGGGCAACGGTTAAGAAACTCGGCGGAACGCCAATTCTGGGTATCACACTCGGTGTGACCTTGGTTTCTCCACAGTTGATGAACGCTTACATGATAGGTAAATCGGTACCTGAGGTGTGGGACTTTGGCTTGTTCGTGATTGAGAAGGTCGGTTATCAAGCTCAGGTGATCCCTGCGATGTTAGCGGGTGTGGCTCTGGCCTTCATTGAGACCAACCTTAAGCGCATTGTTCCTTCTTATCTGTACCTTGTTGTCGTGCCATTTGTCTCGATCATCTTGTCTGTGATTCTAGCGCACGCTTTCATTGGCCCATTCGGTCGTATGTTAGGTGATGGTGTGGCATTCGCGGCTAAAGTGGCAATGACTGGTGACTTCGCGATTCTTGGTTCAGTGGTCTTTGGCTTCCTATACGCACCTTTGGTTATTACAGGTATTCACCACACAACCAACGCTGTGGATCTGCAACTGATGCAAGATTTAGGTGGCACACCAATCTGGCCTTTGATTGCGCTATCAAACATTGCACAAGCATCTGCTGTAGTTGGCATTATTATTTTGAGTAAGCGTGAAGGCGAGCGAGACATATCAGTACCCGCTGCAATCTCAGCGTACTTAGGTGTGACGGAACCTGCGATGTACGGCGTCAACCTTAAATACAAATTCCCAATGCTGAGCGCAATGATCGGCAGTGCCGCAGCGGCTGCAATCTGTGGTAGTGCAGGTGTGATGGCGAATGGTATCGGTGTTGGTGGTTTGCCGGGTATCTTATCGATTCAACCTCAATATTGGTCGATTTACTTAGTCGCGATGCTGGTGGCGGTTGTACTGCCGATAACGCTGACATTGTTCTTCTATAAACGAGCACAGATGAAAGGCGAGCTAGAAACCGCCAACGCGTAA
- the treR gene encoding trehalose operon repressor TreR, which yields MSKKLTILDIAKLSGVGKSTVSRVLTNDPKVKPETRERVERVIQESGYSPSKSAQSMRGGSQKVIGVIISRLDSPSENKAVSTMLAELYRADYDVVIMESQLDREKANEHLQVLKRRNVDGIIVFGFTDCDIPAIEAWEHKAVVIALDTENVTSINYDNQQVINSALTHLADQGISEVGFIGVDPSDKSTGELRLKAYLEWCENTGSIANYRTGQLHHESAYQLVDEVLAPATQAIVCASDTLALGVIKRLQELQREDVVVTGVGGNDLLSFLFPRVFSIDPGYQSAGKLAANLLISQLLGNAEISHHTQSPIL from the coding sequence ATGAGCAAAAAACTCACTATTCTCGATATTGCTAAGCTGTCCGGTGTTGGTAAGTCAACCGTATCTCGCGTTCTGACCAATGATCCAAAAGTGAAACCTGAAACCCGTGAAAGGGTGGAAAGAGTAATTCAAGAATCTGGGTACTCGCCTTCAAAGTCTGCACAGTCTATGCGCGGTGGCAGTCAAAAAGTCATCGGCGTAATCATTTCTCGTCTGGACTCTCCTTCTGAAAACAAAGCGGTAAGTACGATGCTGGCCGAATTGTATCGAGCGGATTACGATGTGGTGATCATGGAAAGTCAGCTTGATAGAGAAAAAGCCAATGAACATCTGCAGGTTCTCAAGCGTCGCAATGTAGACGGCATCATTGTATTCGGTTTTACTGACTGTGATATTCCTGCGATTGAAGCTTGGGAACACAAAGCGGTGGTGATTGCTCTGGATACCGAGAACGTGACGTCGATTAACTATGATAACCAACAGGTGATCAATAGTGCATTAACGCATTTAGCAGATCAGGGGATCTCTGAGGTTGGCTTCATTGGCGTTGATCCTAGTGACAAATCAACCGGTGAACTGCGTCTTAAGGCTTATCTCGAGTGGTGTGAAAATACAGGTTCAATTGCGAACTATCGTACTGGTCAACTTCATCATGAAAGCGCTTATCAGTTGGTGGATGAGGTGCTTGCTCCTGCGACTCAAGCGATTGTCTGTGCGAGTGATACACTGGCTCTTGGCGTAATCAAACGTCTGCAAGAGTTACAACGTGAAGATGTGGTGGTGACTGGCGTTGGTGGCAATGATCTTCTCTCTTTCTTGTTCCCTCGAGTATTTAGTATTGATCCTGGGTATCAATCTGCGGGGAAATTAGCCGCTAATCTATTGATCTCTCAGCTTTTAGGCAATGCAGAGATCTCTCATCATACTCAATCTCCTATTCTATAA
- a CDS encoding MliC family protein, translated as MKALLAASLCTVALVGCSKSAALDGAVSDDQFVTYQCESDASFKVAYLGNEKAVLRLPENEYRLTQIAAGSGTKYILDDGTSELINSVTLRTKGDNARLELGRVVYKNCRK; from the coding sequence ATGAAAGCATTGTTGGCAGCATCTCTATGTACGGTAGCGTTAGTCGGGTGTTCTAAATCCGCGGCGCTTGATGGTGCAGTCTCGGATGATCAATTCGTGACTTATCAATGTGAGTCTGACGCTTCATTTAAGGTCGCTTACCTTGGTAATGAAAAAGCGGTATTACGTTTGCCAGAGAATGAATATCGCCTAACTCAAATAGCGGCAGGTTCAGGAACGAAGTACATCTTAGATGATGGAACCTCTGAACTGATCAATAGCGTCACTTTACGCACTAAAGGTGACAACGCACGTCTAGAACTTGGTCGTGTCGTCTATAAAAATTGCCGAAAGTAA
- the gmhB gene encoding D-glycero-beta-D-manno-heptose 1,7-bisphosphate 7-phosphatase — protein MSKPAVFLDRDGVINVDHGYVHDEHDFEYIDGVFEAAKAFKDMGYLLVLVTNQSGIARGKFSEDRFLSLTQWMDWNFVDNGVELDGIYYCPHHPEHGIGDYKQDCECRKPKPGMFISARDFLKIDMANSVMIGDKAEDMMAAEAAGVGTRVLVRTGKPVTEKGEALANVVLDSIKDVPAFLKG, from the coding sequence TTGTCTAAACCGGCTGTTTTTTTAGATCGTGATGGTGTGATTAACGTTGATCATGGCTACGTACATGATGAGCATGACTTTGAATACATCGATGGTGTGTTTGAAGCGGCAAAAGCGTTTAAAGATATGGGCTATTTATTGGTACTTGTGACCAACCAATCTGGTATTGCTCGTGGCAAGTTTAGCGAAGATCGTTTTCTTTCTTTGACGCAGTGGATGGATTGGAACTTTGTCGATAATGGCGTTGAGTTAGATGGTATCTATTACTGTCCTCATCACCCTGAACACGGCATTGGCGACTACAAGCAAGATTGTGAATGTCGTAAGCCTAAACCTGGTATGTTCATTTCTGCGCGTGACTTTCTCAAAATTGATATGGCTAACTCTGTCATGATTGGCGATAAAGCTGAAGACATGATGGCCGCAGAAGCCGCTGGTGTTGGTACCAGAGTATTGGTGAGAACCGGTAAACCCGTGACTGAAAAGGGTGAGGCACTTGCCAATGTAGTGCTAGATAGCATTAAAGATGTACCAGCTTTCCTGAAAGGCTGA
- the metN gene encoding methionine ABC transporter ATP-binding protein MetN has product MIKVNQVNKVFYQGTKEINALIDINLHIPQGQIFGVIGSSGAGKSTLIRCVNMLEAPTSGEVIVDGIDLTKLSKSELSEARRNIGMIFQHFNLLSSRTVFNNVALPLELAGRDKAAIEAKVSELLELVGLSDKRDTYPANLSGGQKQRVAIARALASDPKVLLCDEATSALDPATTQSILELLREINRKLSITILLITHEMDVVKSICHEVAIIGDGELVEKGTVGEIFAHPKTELAHQFIRSTLDLTIPEDYQARLQDTRVNSSYPLVRLEFTGATVDAPLMTQIARKFNIGVSILSSDLDYAGGVKFGMMVAELFGNEADDNAAIQFLRDNNVKVEVLGYVL; this is encoded by the coding sequence ATGATTAAAGTGAATCAAGTCAACAAGGTTTTTTATCAAGGCACTAAAGAAATCAATGCCTTAATCGATATCAACCTTCACATACCTCAAGGTCAAATCTTTGGAGTTATCGGCTCTTCAGGTGCAGGCAAAAGTACCCTGATCCGTTGTGTAAATATGTTGGAAGCCCCGACCTCAGGTGAAGTGATTGTTGACGGTATTGACCTGACAAAACTCAGCAAATCAGAACTCAGCGAAGCTCGCCGTAACATCGGCATGATCTTCCAACACTTCAATCTGCTATCTTCTCGTACTGTATTTAACAACGTAGCACTGCCTTTAGAGCTTGCTGGTAGAGATAAAGCTGCGATTGAAGCGAAAGTGAGTGAACTACTTGAGCTTGTTGGTCTATCGGATAAGCGTGATACCTACCCTGCGAACTTAAGTGGTGGTCAAAAGCAGCGTGTCGCGATTGCTCGTGCGCTAGCGTCAGACCCAAAAGTACTGCTATGTGATGAAGCGACCAGTGCGCTGGATCCAGCAACGACTCAATCTATTCTTGAGCTGCTACGTGAAATCAACCGTAAGTTGAGTATCACTATCCTACTGATTACTCATGAAATGGATGTGGTTAAAAGCATCTGTCACGAAGTCGCGATCATTGGTGATGGTGAGCTAGTAGAGAAAGGCACTGTGGGTGAAATATTCGCACACCCTAAAACAGAGCTGGCACATCAGTTCATTCGTTCAACGCTCGATCTAACGATTCCTGAAGATTACCAAGCACGTTTGCAAGATACTCGCGTAAACAGCAGCTATCCACTGGTACGCCTTGAGTTTACTGGCGCAACGGTCGATGCTCCGTTAATGACGCAAATCGCACGCAAATTCAACATCGGCGTTAGCATCTTAAGCTCAGACCTTGATTACGCCGGCGGCGTGAAGTTCGGCATGATGGTTGCTGAATTGTTCGGTAATGAAGCAGACGATAATGCTGCTATCCAATTCCTACGCGACAACAATGTAAAAGTAGAGGTGCTTGGCTATGTCCTTTAG
- a CDS encoding methionine ABC transporter permease: MSFSFNEIADWISLNSNLLLGATGETLYMVAVAGIVGFAVGIPLGVILHTTKKGGLLENTKLNKILGAVVNVGRSVPFLVLMVAIIPLTKMLIGTFIGTTAAIVPLTIGAIPFVARLIESALLEVPTGLVEAAQSMGATPTQIINKVLLPEALPTIINSVTITLVTLVSYSAMAGTVGGGGLGDVAIRYGFHRYDVTIMAVTVVMLIVLVQIIQSIGDSLVRRVDHR; encoded by the coding sequence ATGTCCTTTAGTTTCAACGAGATTGCTGACTGGATCAGCCTTAACAGTAACCTTCTATTAGGCGCAACAGGCGAAACTCTTTACATGGTTGCTGTTGCAGGCATCGTTGGTTTCGCTGTCGGTATCCCATTAGGCGTGATTCTACACACGACTAAAAAAGGTGGTCTGTTAGAGAACACCAAGCTAAACAAAATTCTTGGTGCGGTTGTCAACGTAGGCCGTTCAGTGCCCTTCTTAGTACTGATGGTTGCAATCATCCCACTGACTAAGATGTTGATTGGTACCTTCATCGGTACAACAGCAGCGATTGTTCCACTAACAATTGGCGCTATCCCATTCGTGGCTCGACTTATCGAAAGTGCGCTACTTGAAGTACCAACAGGTCTAGTAGAAGCCGCTCAATCAATGGGCGCAACACCAACACAAATCATCAATAAGGTTCTACTTCCTGAAGCACTTCCGACTATCATCAACTCAGTAACGATTACGTTAGTGACTCTGGTGAGCTACTCAGCAATGGCCGGAACTGTAGGCGGCGGTGGCCTAGGAGATGTCGCGATTCGTTACGGATTCCACCGCTACGATGTGACCATCATGGCTGTGACAGTAGTAATGTTGATTGTGCTTGTACAAATTATTCAATCAATCGGTGATTCATTGGTTCGCCGCGTTGACCACAGATAA
- a CDS encoding MetQ/NlpA family lipoprotein, whose product MKFSLKGLLTIAAAASALVLAGCGEKEVDTSKIKVGVMAGAEAQVAEVAAKVAKEQYGLDVELVTFTDYVTPNAALDDGSIDINAFQHAPYLDQQVADRGYKLTIAGNTFVYPIAGYSKEVKSVDEIQDGARIAVPNDPTNLGRSLLLLEQQGLLELREGAGLLATVRDIVGNPKNLTIVELDAAQLPRSLDDVALSIINTTYASSINLTPQKDGIFVEDKDSPYVNLIVSREENLNAENVQNFVKAYQTEEVYNAASDIFQGGVVKGW is encoded by the coding sequence ATGAAATTTAGCCTTAAAGGTTTACTGACTATCGCAGCGGCAGCTTCAGCGCTAGTACTAGCAGGTTGTGGCGAGAAAGAAGTGGATACTTCTAAAATCAAAGTTGGCGTAATGGCAGGTGCTGAAGCACAAGTTGCAGAAGTAGCAGCTAAAGTAGCAAAAGAGCAGTACGGCCTAGATGTTGAGTTAGTGACTTTCACAGATTACGTAACACCTAACGCAGCGCTAGATGACGGTTCGATCGATATCAATGCATTCCAACACGCACCGTACTTAGATCAGCAAGTGGCTGACCGTGGTTACAAGCTAACAATCGCTGGTAACACGTTTGTTTACCCAATTGCAGGTTACTCTAAAGAAGTTAAATCGGTAGATGAAATCCAAGACGGCGCTCGTATTGCAGTACCAAACGATCCAACTAACCTAGGTCGCTCTCTACTTCTTCTTGAGCAACAAGGTCTACTTGAACTTCGTGAAGGCGCTGGTCTTCTAGCAACCGTTCGTGACATTGTGGGTAACCCTAAGAATCTAACGATTGTTGAACTAGACGCAGCTCAACTGCCACGTTCTCTTGATGATGTTGCACTGTCTATCATCAACACAACTTACGCGAGCTCTATCAACCTGACTCCGCAAAAAGACGGCATCTTCGTTGAAGACAAAGACTCTCCATATGTAAACCTAATCGTTTCTCGTGAAGAAAATCTAAACGCTGAAAATGTACAGAACTTCGTAAAAGCTTACCAAACTGAAGAAGTGTACAACGCAGCTTCTGATATCTTCCAAGGTGGCGTAGTTAAAGGTTGGTAA
- a CDS encoding carbohydrate porin, with protein MKLLPIAAALSTALLAPNLYADETTPLEFNGYMRGGVGLSNEGGSNSKWEVSKVGRLGNENDLYGEFGFKKEVYAEDDVSFLVDSMLSYWQGQDENAADKSVDVVQLNVQAVGLFEDKDIGIWAGERYYQRHDVHIVDNYYWDVSGIGAGVEHINMGPGKLSVALIQDTVTGDVFDGKETTAMIADVRYAGIPLWKNADLEVGIDMNFANEKQGQTIDADDSVMLTASLNQNLSGGFNKTILQVANSGYAEQMTTFGTGKGIVRDANNNDAEGFRLINWGVLAIGENIEFGHTVRYAASTGVGANNSDDDSFSAVIRPLYKWDKRMRTILEIGGFVETIDNKDGAGGKFTIAQAWVPQVGFWSRPEFRIFATYLNDAENDNAFGEGKNSEMSVGMQVEAWW; from the coding sequence ATGAAACTGTTACCTATTGCTGCTGCACTCTCTACTGCTTTACTTGCCCCTAATTTATACGCTGATGAAACCACGCCATTGGAGTTCAATGGTTACATGCGCGGAGGCGTTGGCCTGAGTAATGAAGGCGGCTCAAACAGCAAGTGGGAGGTGAGTAAAGTTGGCCGACTCGGCAACGAAAATGACCTGTATGGTGAGTTTGGTTTTAAGAAAGAGGTGTATGCAGAGGACGACGTTTCATTTTTAGTTGATTCCATGTTGTCGTACTGGCAAGGCCAAGATGAAAACGCGGCGGATAAAAGCGTTGATGTGGTGCAATTGAATGTTCAGGCTGTGGGGCTTTTTGAAGATAAGGACATTGGAATTTGGGCAGGTGAACGTTACTACCAGCGTCATGATGTACACATTGTTGACAACTACTACTGGGATGTCAGTGGTATTGGTGCTGGTGTTGAACACATCAATATGGGTCCAGGTAAATTATCGGTAGCTTTGATTCAAGACACCGTTACGGGTGATGTCTTTGATGGCAAAGAAACCACAGCCATGATTGCAGACGTGCGCTATGCCGGGATTCCATTGTGGAAAAATGCGGATCTTGAGGTCGGCATTGATATGAACTTCGCCAATGAAAAACAAGGTCAAACGATCGACGCGGATGACAGTGTAATGCTAACGGCAAGCTTGAATCAAAACCTTTCTGGTGGCTTCAATAAAACGATTCTACAGGTTGCTAACTCTGGTTACGCCGAGCAGATGACGACTTTTGGAACGGGTAAAGGCATCGTTCGTGATGCAAACAACAACGACGCCGAGGGTTTCCGATTGATTAACTGGGGCGTGCTTGCGATTGGCGAGAACATCGAGTTTGGCCACACTGTTCGTTATGCAGCATCAACCGGTGTTGGCGCCAATAATAGCGATGATGATTCTTTCAGTGCGGTAATTCGCCCGCTTTACAAGTGGGATAAGCGTATGCGTACCATTCTTGAAATTGGTGGCTTTGTTGAAACTATCGATAATAAAGATGGGGCGGGTGGTAAATTCACAATCGCTCAGGCCTGGGTTCCACAAGTGGGCTTCTGGTCTCGTCCTGAATTCCGTATCTTTGCCACTTACCTAAACGATGCTGAAAATGACAATGCCTTCGGTGAAGGTAAAAACAGTGAAATGAGCGTTGGTATGCAAGTGGAAGCTTGGTGGTAA